The proteins below come from a single Hemitrygon akajei chromosome 2, sHemAka1.3, whole genome shotgun sequence genomic window:
- the LOC140716556 gene encoding uncharacterized protein isoform X5 has protein sequence MMVGLLLLALLCGGVSAGSHSLRHFYTAVTPGSGVPEFMEVGYVDEEQIIYYDSVLGRTVPRQQWMAESQGPDYWERETQISRSHEQWAQAKIQTLMMRTNQTGGIHFLQRMYGCELRDDGTTTGFNQYGWDGSDFITFDKDRMVWVTPVPWGVITKAKWDRNTAMNQGLKGYLEQECIERVKRYVKAGESHLQPNPPEVSFTASKDGRHLSCVATGFFPQSIDVTILRDGRTLEETHSHGILPNHDNTYQLTTMVMVEPTDTAMFSCRVEHRGLPEPLVLFFAGNKGYNPTKSSHSLRHFYTAVTPGSGVPEFMAVGYVDEEQIIYYDSVLGRTVPRQQWMAESQGPDYWERETQISRSHEQWAQVKIQTFMMRTNQTGGIHFLQRMYGCELRDDGTTTGFDQYGWDGSDFISFDKDRMVWVTPVPWGVITKDKWDQNTAVNLERKRYLEQECIEWLKRYVRAGESHLQPNPPEVWFTTSKDGSLLSCVATGFYPQSIDMTILRNGRTLEETHSHGILPNHDNTYQLTRTVQVEPTDTAMFSCWVEHRGLPEPLVLFLAGNKGYNPTKSSHSLRHFYTAVTPGSGVPEFMAVGYVDEEQIIYYDSVLGRTVPRQQWMAESQGPDYWERETQISRSHEQWAQVKIQTLMMRTNQTGGIHFLQRMYGCELRDDGTTTGFDQYGWDGSDFISFDKDRMVWVTPVPWGVITKDKWDQNTAVNLERKRYLEQECIEWLKRYVRAGESHLQPNPPEVWFTTSKDGSLLSCVATGFYPQSIDMTILRNGRTLEETHSHGILPNHDNTYQLTRTVQVEPTDTAMFSCWVEHRGLPEPLVLFLAGNKGYNPTKSSHSLRHFYTAVTPGSGVPEFMAVGYVDEEQIIYYDSVLGRTVPRQQWMAESQGPDYWERETQISRSHEQWAQVKIQTLMMRTNQTGGIHFLQRMYGCELRDDGTTTGFDQYGWDGSDFISFDKDRMVWVTPVPWGVITKDKWDQNTAGNLERKRYLEQECIEWLKRYVRAGESHLKPNPPEVWFTTSKDGSLLSCVATGFYPQSIDMTILRNGRTLEETHSHGILPNHDNTYQLTRTVQVEPTDTAMFSCWVEHRGLPEPLVLFLAGNKGYNPTKSSHSLRHFYTAVTPGSGVPEFMEVGYVDEEQIIYYDSVLGRTVPRQQWMAESQGSDYWERATQISRSHEQWAQVKIQTLMMRTNQTGGIHFLQRMYGCELRDDGTTTGFNQYGWDGSDFISFDKDWMVWVTPVPWGVITKAKWDRNTAMNQGLKGYLEQECIERVKRYVRAGESHLKPNPPEVWFTASKDGSLLSCVATGFYPQSIDMTILRNGRTLEETHSHGILPNHDNTYQLTRMVMVEPMDTAIFSCWVEHRGLYEPLVLFLGNKG, from the exons GCTCTCACTCTCTCCGTCATTTCTACACGGCGGTGACCCCGGGGTCGGGGGTCCCTGAGTTCATGGAAGTCGGGTATGTGGACGAGGAGCAGATCATTTACTATGACAGTGTGTTGGGACGGACGGTTCCCCGTCAGCAGTGGATGGCGGAGAGTCAGGGACCTGACTACTGGGAACGGGAGACACAGATCTCTCGGAGCCATGAGCAGTGGGCCCAGGCCAAAATCCAGACCCTCATGATGCGGACCAACCAGACGGGTG GGATCCACTTTCTCCAGAGGATGTACGGCTGTGAGCTCCGTGACGATGGGACCACCACCGGGTTCAATCAGTATGGCTGGGACGGGTCAGACTTCATCACCTTCGACAAGGACCGGATGGTGTGGGTGACCCCTGTGCCCTGGGGTGTCATCACTAAGGCCAAGTGGGACCGGAACACGGCCATGAACCAGGGTTTGAAGGGATACCTGGAGCAGGAGTGCATCGAACGGGTGAAGAGATACGTCAAGGCCGGGGAGAGTCACCTGCAACCca ATCCCCCCGAAGTCTCGTTCACCGCCTCCAAGGATGGCCGCCACCTCTCCTGTGTGGCCACTGGCTTCTTCCCTCAGTCCATCGACGTGACTATTCTGCGGGACGGCCGGACCCTGGAGGAGACCCATTCCCACGGGATTCTCCCCAATCACGACAACACCTACCAGCTCACCACGATGGTGATGGTGGAGCCCACAGACACTGCGATGTTCTCTTGTCGGGTGGAACACCGGGGTCTCCCCGAGCCCCTCGTCCTGTTCTTTG CAGGGAACAAAGGCTACAATCCCACCAAAA GCTCTCACTCTCTCCGTCATTTCTACACGGCGGTGACCCCGGGGTCGGGGGTTCCTGAGTTCATGGCAGTCGGGTATGTGGACGAGGAGCAGATCATTTACTACGACAGTGTGTTGGGACGGACGGTTCCCCGTCAGCAGTGGATGGCGGAGAGTCAGGGACCCGACTACTGGGAACGGGAGACACAGATCTCTCGGAGCCACGAGCAGTGGGCCCAGGTCAAAATCCAGACCTTCATGATGCGGACCAACCAGACGGGTG GGATCCACTTTCTCCAGAGGATGTACGGCTGTGAGCTCCGTGACGACGGGACCACCACCGGGTTCGATCAGTACGGCTGGGACGGGTCAGACTTCATCTCCTTCGACAAGGACCGGATGGTGTGGGTGACCCCTGTGCCCTGGGGTGTCATCACCAAAGACAAGTGGGACCAGAACACGGCTGTCAATCTTGAGAGAAAGAGATATTTGGAGCAGGAGTGCATCGAATGGTTGAAGAGATACGTCAGGGCCGGGGAGAGTCACCTGCAACCca ATCCCCCCGAAGTCTGGTTCACCACCTCCAAGGATGGCAGCCTCCTCTCCTGTGTGGCCACTGGCTTCTACCCTCAGTCCATTGACATGACGATTCTGCGGAATGGCCGGACTCTAGAGGAGACCCATTCCCACGGGATCCTGCCCAATCACGACAACACCTACCAGCTGACCAGGACGGTGCAGGTGGAGCCCACGGACACTGCGATGTTCTCCTGTTGGGTGGAACACCGGGGTCTCCCTGAGCCCCTTGTCCTGTTCCTTG CAGGGAACAAAGGCTACAATCCCACCAAAA GCTCTCACTCTCTCCGTCATTTCTACACGGCGGTGACCCCGGGGTCGGGGGTTCCTGAGTTCATGGCAGTCGGGTATGTGGACGAGGAGCAGATCATTTACTACGACAGTGTGTTGGGACGGACGGTTCCCCGTCAGCAGTGGATGGCGGAGAGTCAGGGACCCGACTACTGGGAACGGGAGACACAGATCTCTCGGAGCCACGAGCAGTGGGCCCAGGTCAAAATCCAGACCCTCATGATGCGGACCAACCAGACGGGTG GGATCCACTTTCTCCAGAGGATGTACGGCTGTGAGCTCCGTGACGACGGGACCACCACCGGGTTCGATCAGTACGGCTGGGACGGGTCAGACTTCATCTCCTTCGACAAGGACCGGATGGTGTGGGTGACCCCTGTGCCCTGGGGTGTCATCACCAAAGACAAGTGGGACCAGAACACGGCTGTCAATCTTGAGAGAAAGAGATATTTGGAGCAGGAGTGCATCGAATGGTTGAAGAGATACGTCAGGGCCGGGGAGAGTCACCTGCAACCca ATCCCCCCGAAGTCTGGTTCACCACCTCCAAGGATGGCAGCCTCCTCTCCTGTGTGGCCACTGGCTTCTACCCTCAGTCCATTGACATGACGATTCTGCGGAATGGCCGGACTCTAGAGGAGACCCATTCCCACGGGATCCTGCCCAATCACGACAACACCTACCAGCTGACCAGGACGGTGCAGGTGGAGCCCACGGACACTGCGATGTTCTCCTGTTGGGTGGAACACCGGGGTCTCCCTGAGCCCCTTGTCCTGTTCCTTG CAGGGAACAAAGGCTACAATCCCACCAAAA GCTCTCACTCTCTCCGTCATTTCTACACGGCGGTGACCCCGGGGTCGGGGGTTCCTGAGTTCATGGCAGTCGGGTATGTGGACGAGGAGCAGATCATTTACTACGACAGTGTGTTGGGACGGACGGTTCCCCGTCAGCAGTGGATGGCGGAGAGTCAGGGACCCGACTACTGGGAACGGGAGACACAGATCTCTCGGAGCCACGAGCAGTGGGCCCAGGTCAAAATCCAGACCCTCATGATGCGGACCAACCAGACGGGTG GGATCCACTTTCTCCAGAGGATGTACGGCTGTGAGCTCCGTGACGACGGGACCACCACCGGGTTCGATCAGTACGGCTGGGACGGGTCAGACTTCATCTCCTTCGACAAGGACCGGATGGTGTGGGTGACCCCTGTGCCCTGGGGTGTCATCACCAAAGACAAGTGGGACCAGAACACGGCTGGCAATCTTGAGAGAAAGAGATATTTGGAGCAGGAGTGCATCGAATGGTTGAAGAGATACGTCAGGGCCGGGGAGAGTCACCTGAAACCCA ATCCCCCCGAAGTCTGGTTCACCACCTCCAAGGATGGCAGCCTCCTCTCCTGTGTGGCCACTGGCTTCTACCCTCAGTCCATTGACATGACGATTCTGCGGAATGGCCGGACTCTAGAGGAGACCCATTCCCACGGGATCCTGCCCAATCACGACAACACCTACCAGCTGACCAGGACGGTGCAGGTGGAGCCCACGGACACTGCGATGTTCTCCTGTTGGGTGGAACACCGGGGTCTCCCTGAGCCCCTTGTCCTGTTCCTTG CAGGGAACAAAGGCTACAATCCCACCAAAA GCTCTCACTCTCTCCGTCATTTCTACACGGCGGTGACCCCGGGGTCGGGGGTCCCTGAGTTCATGGAAGTCGGGTATGTGGACGAGGAGCAGATCATTTACTACGACAGTGTGTTGGGACGGACGGTTCCCCGTCAGCAGTGGATGGCGGAGAGTCAGGGATCTGACTACTGGGAACGGGCGACACAGATCTCTCGGAGCCACGAGCAGTGGGCCCAGGTCAAAATCCAGACCCTCATGATGCGGACCAACCAGACGGGTG GGATCCACTTTCTCCAGAGGATGTACGGCTGTGAGCTCCGTGATGACGGGACCACCACCGGGTTCAATCAGTACGGCTGGGACGGGTCAGACTTCATCTCCTTTGACAAGGACTGGATGGTTTGGGTGACCCCTGTGCCCTGGGGTGTCATCACTAAGGCCAAGTGGGACCGGAACACGGCCATGAACCAGGGTTTGAAGGGATACCTGGAGCAGGAGTGCATCGAACGGGTGAAGAGATACGTCAGGGCCGGGGAGAGTCACCTGAAACCCA ATCCCCCCGAAGTCTGGTTCACCGCCTCCAAGGATGGCAGCCTCCTCTCCTGTGTGGCCACTGGCTTCTACCCTCAATCCATCGACATGACTATTCTGCGGAATGGCCGGACTCTAGAGGAGACCCATTCCCACGGGATCCTGCCCAATCACGACAACACCTACCAGCTGACCAGGATGGTGATGGTGGAGCCCATGGACACTGCGATATTCTCCTGTTGGGTGGAACACCGGGGTCTCTACGAGCCCCTCGTCCTGTTCCTCG GGAACAAAGGCTAA
- the LOC140716556 gene encoding uncharacterized protein isoform X6 yields the protein MMVGLLLLALLCGGVSAGSHSLRHFYTAVTPGSGVPEFMEVGYVDEEQIIYYDSVLGRTVPRQQWMAESQGPDYWERETQISRSHEQWAQAKIQTLMMRTNQTGGIHFLQRMYGCELRDDGTTTGFNQYGWDGSDFITFDKDRMVWVTPVPWGVITKAKWDRNTAMNQGLKGYLEQECIERVKRYVKAGESHLQPNPPEVSFTASKDGRHLSCVATGFFPQSIDVTILRDGRTLEETHSHGILPNHDNTYQLTTMVMVEPTDTAMFSCRVEHRGLPEPLVLFFAGNKGYNPTKSSHSLRHFYTAVTPGSGVPEFMAVGYVDEEQIIYYDSVLGRTVPRQQWMAESQGPDYWERETQISRSHEQWAQVKIQTFMMRTNQTGGIHFLQRMYGCELRDDGTTTGFDQYGWDGSDFISFDKDRMVWVTPVPWGVITKDKWDQNTAVNLERKRYLEQECIEWLKRYVRAGESHLQPNPPEVWFTTSKDGSLLSCVATGFYPQSIDMTILRNGRTLEETHSHGILPNHDNTYQLTRTVQVEPTDTAMFSCWVEHRGLPEPLVLFLAGNKGYNPTKSSHSLRHFYTAVTPGSGVPEFMAVGYVDEEQIIYYDSVLGRTVPRQQWMAESQGPDYWERETQISRSHEQWAQVKIQTLMMRTNQTGGIHFLQRMYGCELRDDGTTTGFDQYGWDGSDFISFDKDRMVWVTPVPWGVITKDKWDQNTAVNLERKRYLEQECIEWLKRYVRAGESHLQPNPPEVWFTTSKDGSLLSCVATGFYPQSIDMTILRNGRTLEETHSHGILPNHDNTYQLTRTVQVEPTDTAMFSCWVEHRGLPEPLVLFLAGNKGYNPTKSSHSLRHFYTAVTPGSGVPEFMAVGYVDEEQIIYYDSVLGRTVPRQQWMAESQGPDYWERETQISRSHEQWAQVKIQTLMMRTNQTGGIHFLQRMYGCELRDDGTTTGFDQYGWDGSDFISFDKDRMVWVTPVPWGVITKDKWDQNTAGNLERKRYLEQECIEWLKRYVRAGESHLKPNPPEVWFTTSKDGSLLSCVATGFYPQSIDMTILRNGRTLEETHSHGILPNHDNTYQLTRTVQVEPTDTAMFSCWVEHRGLPEPLVLFLGNKGYNPTKSSHSLRHFYTAVTPGSGVPEFMEVGYVDEEQIIYYDSVLGRTVPRQQWMAESQGSDYWERATQISRSHEQWAQVKIQTLMMRTNQTGGIHFLQRMYGCELRDDGTTTGFNQYGWDGSDFISFDKDWMVWVTPVPWGVITKAKWDRNTAMNQGLKGYLEQECIERVKRYVRAGESHLKPNPPEVWFTASKDGSLLSCVATGFYPQSIDMTILRNGRTLEETHSHGILPNHDNTYQLTRMVMVEPMDTAIFSCWVEHRGLYEPLVLFLAGNKG from the exons GCTCTCACTCTCTCCGTCATTTCTACACGGCGGTGACCCCGGGGTCGGGGGTCCCTGAGTTCATGGAAGTCGGGTATGTGGACGAGGAGCAGATCATTTACTATGACAGTGTGTTGGGACGGACGGTTCCCCGTCAGCAGTGGATGGCGGAGAGTCAGGGACCTGACTACTGGGAACGGGAGACACAGATCTCTCGGAGCCATGAGCAGTGGGCCCAGGCCAAAATCCAGACCCTCATGATGCGGACCAACCAGACGGGTG GGATCCACTTTCTCCAGAGGATGTACGGCTGTGAGCTCCGTGACGATGGGACCACCACCGGGTTCAATCAGTATGGCTGGGACGGGTCAGACTTCATCACCTTCGACAAGGACCGGATGGTGTGGGTGACCCCTGTGCCCTGGGGTGTCATCACTAAGGCCAAGTGGGACCGGAACACGGCCATGAACCAGGGTTTGAAGGGATACCTGGAGCAGGAGTGCATCGAACGGGTGAAGAGATACGTCAAGGCCGGGGAGAGTCACCTGCAACCca ATCCCCCCGAAGTCTCGTTCACCGCCTCCAAGGATGGCCGCCACCTCTCCTGTGTGGCCACTGGCTTCTTCCCTCAGTCCATCGACGTGACTATTCTGCGGGACGGCCGGACCCTGGAGGAGACCCATTCCCACGGGATTCTCCCCAATCACGACAACACCTACCAGCTCACCACGATGGTGATGGTGGAGCCCACAGACACTGCGATGTTCTCTTGTCGGGTGGAACACCGGGGTCTCCCCGAGCCCCTCGTCCTGTTCTTTG CAGGGAACAAAGGCTACAATCCCACCAAAA GCTCTCACTCTCTCCGTCATTTCTACACGGCGGTGACCCCGGGGTCGGGGGTTCCTGAGTTCATGGCAGTCGGGTATGTGGACGAGGAGCAGATCATTTACTACGACAGTGTGTTGGGACGGACGGTTCCCCGTCAGCAGTGGATGGCGGAGAGTCAGGGACCCGACTACTGGGAACGGGAGACACAGATCTCTCGGAGCCACGAGCAGTGGGCCCAGGTCAAAATCCAGACCTTCATGATGCGGACCAACCAGACGGGTG GGATCCACTTTCTCCAGAGGATGTACGGCTGTGAGCTCCGTGACGACGGGACCACCACCGGGTTCGATCAGTACGGCTGGGACGGGTCAGACTTCATCTCCTTCGACAAGGACCGGATGGTGTGGGTGACCCCTGTGCCCTGGGGTGTCATCACCAAAGACAAGTGGGACCAGAACACGGCTGTCAATCTTGAGAGAAAGAGATATTTGGAGCAGGAGTGCATCGAATGGTTGAAGAGATACGTCAGGGCCGGGGAGAGTCACCTGCAACCca ATCCCCCCGAAGTCTGGTTCACCACCTCCAAGGATGGCAGCCTCCTCTCCTGTGTGGCCACTGGCTTCTACCCTCAGTCCATTGACATGACGATTCTGCGGAATGGCCGGACTCTAGAGGAGACCCATTCCCACGGGATCCTGCCCAATCACGACAACACCTACCAGCTGACCAGGACGGTGCAGGTGGAGCCCACGGACACTGCGATGTTCTCCTGTTGGGTGGAACACCGGGGTCTCCCTGAGCCCCTTGTCCTGTTCCTTG CAGGGAACAAAGGCTACAATCCCACCAAAA GCTCTCACTCTCTCCGTCATTTCTACACGGCGGTGACCCCGGGGTCGGGGGTTCCTGAGTTCATGGCAGTCGGGTATGTGGACGAGGAGCAGATCATTTACTACGACAGTGTGTTGGGACGGACGGTTCCCCGTCAGCAGTGGATGGCGGAGAGTCAGGGACCCGACTACTGGGAACGGGAGACACAGATCTCTCGGAGCCACGAGCAGTGGGCCCAGGTCAAAATCCAGACCCTCATGATGCGGACCAACCAGACGGGTG GGATCCACTTTCTCCAGAGGATGTACGGCTGTGAGCTCCGTGACGACGGGACCACCACCGGGTTCGATCAGTACGGCTGGGACGGGTCAGACTTCATCTCCTTCGACAAGGACCGGATGGTGTGGGTGACCCCTGTGCCCTGGGGTGTCATCACCAAAGACAAGTGGGACCAGAACACGGCTGTCAATCTTGAGAGAAAGAGATATTTGGAGCAGGAGTGCATCGAATGGTTGAAGAGATACGTCAGGGCCGGGGAGAGTCACCTGCAACCca ATCCCCCCGAAGTCTGGTTCACCACCTCCAAGGATGGCAGCCTCCTCTCCTGTGTGGCCACTGGCTTCTACCCTCAGTCCATTGACATGACGATTCTGCGGAATGGCCGGACTCTAGAGGAGACCCATTCCCACGGGATCCTGCCCAATCACGACAACACCTACCAGCTGACCAGGACGGTGCAGGTGGAGCCCACGGACACTGCGATGTTCTCCTGTTGGGTGGAACACCGGGGTCTCCCTGAGCCCCTTGTCCTGTTCCTTG CAGGGAACAAAGGCTACAATCCCACCAAAA GCTCTCACTCTCTCCGTCATTTCTACACGGCGGTGACCCCGGGGTCGGGGGTTCCTGAGTTCATGGCAGTCGGGTATGTGGACGAGGAGCAGATCATTTACTACGACAGTGTGTTGGGACGGACGGTTCCCCGTCAGCAGTGGATGGCGGAGAGTCAGGGACCCGACTACTGGGAACGGGAGACACAGATCTCTCGGAGCCACGAGCAGTGGGCCCAGGTCAAAATCCAGACCCTCATGATGCGGACCAACCAGACGGGTG GGATCCACTTTCTCCAGAGGATGTACGGCTGTGAGCTCCGTGACGACGGGACCACCACCGGGTTCGATCAGTACGGCTGGGACGGGTCAGACTTCATCTCCTTCGACAAGGACCGGATGGTGTGGGTGACCCCTGTGCCCTGGGGTGTCATCACCAAAGACAAGTGGGACCAGAACACGGCTGGCAATCTTGAGAGAAAGAGATATTTGGAGCAGGAGTGCATCGAATGGTTGAAGAGATACGTCAGGGCCGGGGAGAGTCACCTGAAACCCA ATCCCCCCGAAGTCTGGTTCACCACCTCCAAGGATGGCAGCCTCCTCTCCTGTGTGGCCACTGGCTTCTACCCTCAGTCCATTGACATGACGATTCTGCGGAATGGCCGGACTCTAGAGGAGACCCATTCCCACGGGATCCTGCCCAATCACGACAACACCTACCAGCTGACCAGGACGGTGCAGGTGGAGCCCACGGACACTGCGATGTTCTCCTGTTGGGTGGAACACCGGGGTCTCCCTGAGCCCCTTGTCCTGTTCCTTG GGAACAAAGGCTACAATCCCACCAAAA GCTCTCACTCTCTCCGTCATTTCTACACGGCGGTGACCCCGGGGTCGGGGGTCCCTGAGTTCATGGAAGTCGGGTATGTGGACGAGGAGCAGATCATTTACTACGACAGTGTGTTGGGACGGACGGTTCCCCGTCAGCAGTGGATGGCGGAGAGTCAGGGATCTGACTACTGGGAACGGGCGACACAGATCTCTCGGAGCCACGAGCAGTGGGCCCAGGTCAAAATCCAGACCCTCATGATGCGGACCAACCAGACGGGTG GGATCCACTTTCTCCAGAGGATGTACGGCTGTGAGCTCCGTGATGACGGGACCACCACCGGGTTCAATCAGTACGGCTGGGACGGGTCAGACTTCATCTCCTTTGACAAGGACTGGATGGTTTGGGTGACCCCTGTGCCCTGGGGTGTCATCACTAAGGCCAAGTGGGACCGGAACACGGCCATGAACCAGGGTTTGAAGGGATACCTGGAGCAGGAGTGCATCGAACGGGTGAAGAGATACGTCAGGGCCGGGGAGAGTCACCTGAAACCCA ATCCCCCCGAAGTCTGGTTCACCGCCTCCAAGGATGGCAGCCTCCTCTCCTGTGTGGCCACTGGCTTCTACCCTCAATCCATCGACATGACTATTCTGCGGAATGGCCGGACTCTAGAGGAGACCCATTCCCACGGGATCCTGCCCAATCACGACAACACCTACCAGCTGACCAGGATGGTGATGGTGGAGCCCATGGACACTGCGATATTCTCCTGTTGGGTGGAACACCGGGGTCTCTACGAGCCCCTCGTCCTGTTCCTCG CAGGGAACAAAGGCTAA